In the Gammaproteobacteria bacterium genome, one interval contains:
- a CDS encoding zinc ribbon domain-containing protein — protein sequence MPIYEYRCENCEHQLEKIQKMSDDPLTDCPKCRKPALKKIISAAAFRLKGNGWYETDFKQGSKKNIASSDNAKK from the coding sequence ATGCCGATTTATGAATACCGATGCGAAAACTGTGAGCATCAGTTGGAAAAGATACAGAAGATGAGTGATGATCCGTTGACGGATTGTCCAAAATGCAGAAAACCGGCGTTGAAAAAGATTATCTCTGCTGCTGCCTTTCGTTTGAAGGGGAATGGCTGGTATGAGACTGATTTCAAACAGGGTAGTAAAAAGAATATAGCGAGTTCGGATAACGCTAAAAAATAA
- the aspS gene encoding aspartate--tRNA ligase, with protein sequence MRSHYCGELNTSQLDEEITVCGWVHRRRDHGGVIFIDLRDREGLLQVVFDPDRAEIFRDAERVRSEYVLQIKGLVRNRPEGTVNSDMPTGEIEILAKDLVILNRSETPPFQIDDTDTSEELRLRYRYIDLRRPEMLERIRIRARVSSMIRQFLDNKGFLDIETPILTKATPEGARDYLVPSRTHEGAFFALPQSPQIFKQLLMVSGMDRYYQIVRCFRDEDLRADRQPEFTQLDIETSFLDEDQIMSMMEEMMRHLFAEVLEIPLHEPFPRMSYAEAMLRYGSDKPDLRIPLELVDLGDVMKDVEFKVFSGPAKDKQGRVAALRVPGGKSLSRKEIDDYTKYVAVYGARGLAYIKINCIADGREGLQSPILKFLPDEVVDAILQRTEAADGDLIFFGADKATIVNEALGALRIKLGHDLGLVEHGWKPLWVVDFPMFEWDEKSARWTSLHHPFTAVRTEHLDMLESSPGLCESRAYDMVLNGTEVGGGSIRIHDAEVQQQVFKSLGIDDDEAERQFGFLLTALKHGCPPHGGIAFGIDRLVMLMTGAASIREVMAFPKTQTAACLLTDAPATVSDQQLRELHIRLHKKPVIES encoded by the coding sequence GTGCGAAGTCATTATTGTGGTGAATTAAATACGTCCCAGTTGGATGAAGAAATTACAGTTTGTGGTTGGGTGCATCGACGTCGGGATCATGGCGGAGTGATCTTTATTGATCTGCGTGATCGTGAGGGTTTGTTACAGGTGGTGTTTGACCCGGATCGTGCCGAGATATTCCGCGATGCAGAGCGTGTGCGTAGTGAATATGTGTTGCAGATAAAAGGTCTGGTCAGAAATCGTCCCGAGGGTACGGTCAACTCGGATATGCCAACGGGTGAAATCGAGATCCTGGCGAAGGATCTGGTGATTCTTAATCGTTCCGAGACACCGCCTTTTCAGATTGATGATACCGACACCTCGGAAGAGTTACGTTTGCGTTATCGTTATATTGACCTGCGTCGTCCCGAGATGCTGGAACGTATTCGTATTCGTGCCAGGGTCTCCAGCATGATCCGTCAGTTTCTGGATAACAAGGGCTTTCTCGATATTGAGACACCTATCCTGACCAAGGCAACCCCTGAGGGTGCGCGCGATTATCTGGTGCCAAGCCGTACCCATGAGGGTGCCTTTTTTGCCTTGCCGCAGTCACCACAGATATTTAAGCAGTTGTTAATGGTCTCGGGTATGGATCGTTATTACCAGATCGTACGCTGTTTCCGTGATGAGGATCTGCGTGCTGATCGCCAACCTGAATTTACCCAGCTGGATATCGAAACCTCATTCCTGGATGAAGACCAGATCATGTCGATGATGGAAGAAATGATGCGTCATCTGTTTGCTGAAGTGTTGGAAATTCCATTGCATGAGCCGTTCCCGCGCATGAGTTATGCCGAGGCGATGTTGCGTTATGGTAGCGATAAACCGGATTTGCGTATCCCTCTGGAGTTGGTTGATCTTGGCGATGTGATGAAAGATGTCGAGTTCAAGGTGTTTTCTGGCCCGGCGAAGGATAAGCAAGGTCGTGTTGCGGCATTGCGGGTGCCGGGTGGTAAGAGTCTTAGTCGTAAGGAGATCGACGATTACACCAAATATGTCGCAGTTTATGGTGCACGCGGTCTGGCTTATATCAAGATTAATTGCATTGCCGACGGGCGTGAGGGTTTGCAATCACCGATCCTTAAATTCCTGCCGGACGAGGTGGTCGATGCCATCCTGCAACGTACCGAGGCAGCGGATGGCGATCTGATCTTCTTTGGTGCGGACAAGGCAACCATTGTTAATGAGGCGTTAGGTGCCTTACGTATCAAACTGGGTCATGATCTTGGTCTGGTTGAGCATGGTTGGAAACCACTATGGGTGGTTGATTTCCCGATGTTCGAGTGGGACGAGAAGTCGGCTCGCTGGACCTCGTTGCATCATCCCTTTACGGCGGTCAGGACGGAACACCTGGATATGCTGGAATCTTCTCCGGGTCTGTGTGAATCCCGTGCCTATGACATGGTGTTAAATGGTACCGAGGTGGGCGGTGGTTCAATCCGTATCCATGATGCCGAGGTTCAGCAGCAGGTGTTTAAATCATTGGGCATCGATGATGATGAGGCGGAACGTCAGTTTGGCTTCCTGTTAACAGCCCTGAAGCATGGTTGTCCTCCTCATGGCGGTATTGCCTTTGGTATTGATCGTCTGGTGATGTTGATGACGGGGGCAGCCTCTATTCGTGAAGTGATGGCTTTCCCCAAGACCCAGACAGCGGCTTGTCTATTAACCGATGCGCCAGCTACGGTGAGTGATCAGCAATTGCGTGAGCTACATATTCGTCTGCATAAGAAACCGGTTATTGAGAGTTAA
- a CDS encoding OmpA family protein, with amino-acid sequence MDDVPVKKPDEGLPAWVMTFADLMSLLMCFFVLLLSFSEMDLLKFKQLAGSMSEAFGVQREIKVKEPPKGVNVIATEFSAGRPDPTPLNEVRQSTTNDLKQHLDMSASKYKISREGEGDMMDRGKRQGDEKAYALEQLEDIQAHEKRSILEQLEAIQAHGKQFAQEQMENMSPRDKEYALASLEAQQSQEKKFAIEQLEGKQAQEKQLAVEQFESMQAGEQQQKLDRNADDIRNALKSDIESGAVEVDTEQLKIIIRIKEQASFPSARAELRDDFLPILARVTHVLMKSKGKIVVAGHTDDIPIHNERFRSNWELSAARAVSVVQEILATSSIPAERLLIEGHAETMPLVPNVDWESRAKNRRVEIVLENGTGDFIDEGAMIDTGLGDVINNSDYEMQ; translated from the coding sequence ATGGATGATGTCCCTGTCAAGAAACCGGATGAAGGCTTGCCCGCATGGGTGATGACCTTTGCCGATCTCATGTCCTTGTTGATGTGTTTCTTTGTCTTATTACTGTCTTTTTCTGAGATGGATTTATTAAAGTTCAAACAACTGGCGGGTTCCATGTCGGAGGCCTTTGGTGTTCAGCGTGAGATCAAGGTTAAGGAACCGCCTAAGGGTGTGAATGTGATTGCAACCGAGTTCAGTGCTGGTCGACCGGATCCTACGCCGCTCAATGAGGTGCGTCAAAGCACCACTAATGATCTCAAGCAGCATCTGGATATGAGTGCCTCCAAATACAAGATTTCGCGTGAGGGCGAAGGCGATATGATGGATCGTGGGAAACGTCAGGGCGATGAGAAGGCATATGCATTGGAACAGTTGGAAGATATCCAGGCGCATGAGAAGCGTTCTATACTTGAACAATTAGAGGCAATACAGGCACATGGCAAGCAGTTTGCACAAGAGCAGATGGAGAATATGTCACCGCGTGACAAGGAATATGCACTTGCGTCACTGGAGGCTCAGCAGTCACAGGAAAAGAAGTTTGCAATAGAGCAGTTAGAAGGTAAACAGGCTCAGGAGAAGCAACTGGCAGTAGAACAGTTTGAGTCTATGCAAGCCGGTGAACAGCAACAAAAACTGGATCGGAATGCAGATGATATCCGTAACGCATTGAAATCGGATATTGAAAGTGGTGCCGTTGAGGTTGATACTGAACAATTGAAGATTATTATCCGGATCAAGGAACAAGCCTCATTTCCATCCGCCCGGGCTGAGCTTAGAGATGATTTTCTACCTATTTTGGCGCGTGTCACTCATGTGCTGATGAAATCCAAAGGCAAGATCGTGGTGGCGGGACACACTGATGATATCCCTATTCATAATGAACGTTTTCGTTCCAATTGGGAATTGTCTGCTGCACGTGCTGTCTCGGTGGTGCAAGAGATCCTGGCAACCTCTTCAATACCTGCCGAGCGTTTGTTAATAGAAGGTCATGCCGAGACCATGCCATTGGTGCCCAATGTGGATTGGGAAAGTCGTGCCAAGAATCGTCGGGTTGAGATTGTGCTGGAGAACGGTACGGGCGACTTCATTGATGAAGGTGCCATGATTGATACCGGGCTCGGTGATGTTATAAATAATAGTGATTATGAAATGCAATAA
- a CDS encoding PilZ domain-containing protein, whose product MSGDTDTQGVDERREFFRVDDSVVLEYRELSTVDASAYLDKMENDVPNRFTAAASFAATSRQMGHLLHSIRDISSDLARYLESLDGKLNMLARMFLVEELEVPEKNTCDVSISANGIAFSTATPQKVDDFLEIKIVLFPSYLGLLSIGSVVSCDASNNTDHPYRVAVKFAHLSDEEQELLVKHVLYKQTEERRKKLEEG is encoded by the coding sequence ATGAGTGGAGATACTGATACACAAGGGGTTGATGAGCGCCGCGAATTTTTTCGGGTTGATGATAGCGTCGTGCTGGAGTACAGAGAACTATCAACAGTTGATGCCTCTGCCTATCTGGATAAGATGGAGAATGATGTCCCTAACCGCTTTACTGCGGCTGCCAGTTTTGCCGCAACCTCTCGGCAGATGGGGCACTTGTTACATTCTATTCGTGATATATCTTCTGATCTGGCGCGTTATCTGGAATCGCTGGATGGTAAGTTGAATATGTTGGCAAGGATGTTTCTGGTTGAAGAACTGGAAGTACCGGAAAAAAACACCTGTGATGTGAGTATTAGTGCCAATGGTATAGCCTTTAGTACAGCTACCCCGCAAAAGGTGGATGATTTTCTGGAGATCAAGATTGTTTTATTCCCTTCTTATCTAGGCTTGTTGAGTATTGGTTCGGTTGTGAGTTGCGATGCGAGCAATAATACCGATCATCCTTATCGCGTTGCGGTGAAGTTTGCCCACTTAAGTGATGAAGAGCAGGAGCTGCTGGTCAAGCATGTGCTTTATAAACAGACCGAGGAAAGGCGCAAAAAGCTGGAAGAAGGCTAA
- a CDS encoding ABC transporter ATP-binding protein/permease, with translation MHTRHTELPESRSNSNDLHTLRTLFPFLWQYRGRVLLAISCLILAKVANVGIPLLLKEIVDQLNINEKQPLIILPLALLLAYGSLRLTSSLFNELRDAIFAKVRHGATRSVSVKLLQHLYQLSLRFHLDRKTGGISRDMERGTRSVSSLLNYMAFSILPTLVEITLIAIILLSNYDLRFTLIALSSVIVYILFTFRITQWRMQFRTTMNRMDSQANTRAIDGMINYETIKYFNNQDLELRRYDESLAGWEQAAVKSQTSMAALNFGQSAIIAVAVTLIMILAADGVVDGTLTIGDLVAVNAFLIQLFIPLNFLGIVYSQLKHAIVDMQCMFDLMEEKPEIEDITDAPELDISDASIHFNHVDFAYNPERPILKDINFEIQTGHKVAIVGPSGSGKSTLSRLLFRFYDVSAGEILINKQDISKVRQESLRANIGIVPQDTLLFNDSLYYNIAYARVGASMEDVIEAACKANIHQFIESLPEGYDTVVGERGLKLSGGEKQRVAIARTILKNPKILIFDEATSNLDSQSEQVILKTLRQAAEHHTSLVIAHRLSTIIDADNILVMDKGRIVEQGTHQQLLQGDGLYSQLWALQQQEEK, from the coding sequence ATGCACACCCGTCATACCGAACTTCCTGAATCCCGCTCCAATAGTAACGACCTGCACACCCTACGCACCCTGTTCCCGTTTCTGTGGCAATACCGGGGCCGCGTACTGCTTGCTATCAGTTGCCTGATCCTCGCCAAGGTTGCCAATGTCGGCATTCCCCTACTATTAAAAGAGATCGTGGATCAGCTTAATATCAATGAAAAACAACCGCTTATCATCCTGCCACTCGCCCTTTTACTCGCCTATGGCAGCCTGCGTCTCACCAGCTCTCTATTCAATGAGCTACGCGACGCCATCTTTGCCAAGGTGCGCCATGGGGCAACACGCAGCGTCTCGGTCAAATTACTGCAACATCTTTACCAGCTATCCCTGCGTTTTCACCTAGATCGCAAGACCGGCGGTATCTCACGCGATATGGAGCGGGGAACCCGTAGTGTCAGTTCACTACTCAACTATATGGCCTTCAGCATCCTGCCGACCCTGGTCGAGATCACCCTGATAGCGATTATTCTGCTGAGTAATTATGACCTGCGTTTCACCCTCATTGCCCTGAGCTCAGTAATTGTCTATATCCTCTTTACCTTTCGTATCACCCAATGGCGCATGCAATTCCGCACCACTATGAACCGTATGGATTCACAGGCCAACACCCGTGCCATTGATGGTATGATTAATTATGAAACGATAAAATATTTTAATAATCAAGACCTTGAACTAAGACGCTACGATGAAAGTCTGGCTGGCTGGGAACAGGCCGCAGTGAAGTCACAGACCTCGATGGCAGCCCTTAATTTTGGTCAGAGCGCCATTATTGCCGTCGCCGTCACCCTGATAATGATCCTCGCTGCCGATGGTGTGGTGGATGGCACCCTTACCATTGGTGACCTGGTTGCCGTCAACGCTTTTCTAATCCAGCTATTTATCCCACTCAACTTCCTCGGTATTGTCTACAGCCAACTCAAACACGCCATTGTCGATATGCAGTGTATGTTTGACCTGATGGAAGAAAAACCCGAAATTGAAGATATCACCGATGCCCCTGAGCTGGATATCAGTGATGCCTCTATTCACTTCAATCACGTTGATTTTGCCTACAATCCTGAACGCCCCATCCTCAAGGATATCAACTTCGAAATCCAGACCGGACACAAGGTTGCCATTGTGGGCCCCAGCGGCTCTGGAAAATCTACCCTGTCACGCCTATTATTTCGTTTTTATGATGTCAGCGCAGGTGAGATCCTGATAAACAAGCAAGACATCAGCAAAGTTAGGCAGGAAAGCCTGCGTGCCAACATCGGCATCGTGCCACAAGACACCCTGTTATTTAATGACAGTCTGTACTACAACATTGCCTATGCCAGGGTCGGTGCCAGCATGGAGGATGTGATAGAGGCTGCATGCAAGGCCAATATCCACCAATTCATCGAATCCCTGCCCGAGGGTTACGATACCGTTGTCGGCGAACGAGGGCTCAAACTGTCCGGCGGAGAAAAACAACGAGTCGCTATCGCCCGTACCATCCTCAAGAATCCAAAGATCCTGATCTTCGATGAAGCGACCTCTAACCTGGATTCACAATCTGAACAGGTTATCCTCAAGACCTTACGCCAGGCAGCAGAACATCATACCAGCCTGGTCATTGCCCATCGCCTGTCGACTATTATTGATGCCGATAATATCCTGGTGATGGATAAGGGGCGGATTGTTGAGCAAGGCACCCATCAGCAGTTGTTGCAGGGAGATGGACTGTATAGTCAATTGTGGGCATTACAGCAACAGGAAGAAAAATAA
- the nadA gene encoding quinolinate synthase NadA, with protein MAALAMDIVQQIDEQECQQRIRAARAALADRLIILGHHYQRDEVFQHADFSGDSLKLSRQAAQSSAEFIVFCGVHFMAEVADILSRPEQSAILPDLSAGCSMADMADLAKVERCWLELKSVLKPDEQITPITYINSDANLKGFCGRHGGVVCTSTNARHVMEWAFHQRDKILFFPDQHLGRNTGYSMDIPLDEMVVWDYDLPMGGLTEQQILDARVILWKGFCSVHQMFKPEHIDNFKQQYPDAKIISHPESSFEVCQKSDYVGSTEYIIKTIADSAPDTRWLVGTELNLVNRLHEQFCGEGKSVHFMSPTVCMCSTMFRIDPAHLLWVLENLVEGHVVNKISVPTDTADQARLALQRMLEVSP; from the coding sequence ATGGCAGCACTTGCGATGGATATTGTTCAACAGATTGATGAGCAGGAATGCCAGCAGCGTATTCGTGCGGCGCGTGCAGCGCTGGCGGATCGACTGATTATCCTCGGGCATCATTATCAACGTGATGAGGTGTTTCAGCATGCCGATTTCTCCGGTGATTCGCTCAAGCTGTCGCGTCAGGCTGCGCAATCATCGGCAGAATTTATCGTCTTCTGTGGTGTGCATTTTATGGCAGAGGTGGCGGATATCCTGTCGCGTCCAGAGCAATCAGCTATCCTTCCCGATCTGTCGGCAGGTTGTTCAATGGCGGATATGGCTGATCTGGCGAAGGTTGAACGCTGTTGGTTAGAACTGAAGTCGGTGTTGAAACCGGATGAGCAGATCACACCGATTACCTATATTAATTCGGATGCTAATTTGAAGGGGTTTTGTGGTCGTCATGGGGGTGTTGTTTGTACTTCGACTAATGCCCGGCATGTGATGGAGTGGGCGTTTCATCAACGTGACAAAATCCTGTTTTTCCCCGACCAGCATTTGGGTAGAAATACCGGTTACAGTATGGATATTCCACTGGATGAGATGGTGGTATGGGATTATGACCTGCCTATGGGTGGTCTAACTGAGCAACAGATTCTGGATGCCAGAGTTATTCTGTGGAAGGGTTTTTGTTCGGTGCATCAGATGTTCAAGCCGGAGCATATTGATAATTTCAAACAGCAATACCCGGATGCAAAGATTATCTCTCATCCAGAGTCCTCGTTTGAGGTCTGTCAGAAATCAGATTATGTCGGGTCTACCGAATATATTATCAAGACCATTGCTGATTCTGCACCCGACACGCGCTGGTTGGTAGGAACCGAGTTGAATCTGGTCAATCGTTTACATGAGCAGTTTTGTGGTGAAGGCAAGTCGGTGCACTTTATGTCGCCAACAGTTTGTATGTGTTCCACTATGTTCCGTATTGATCCGGCGCATCTGTTGTGGGTGTTAGAGAATCTGGTAGAGGGTCATGTGGTGAACAAGATTAGCGTGCCGACCGATACCGCTGATCAGGCAAGGTTGGCATTGCAGCGGATGCTGGAGGTATCACCGTAA
- the pomA gene encoding flagellar motor protein PomA produces the protein MDLATLIGLVGAFGIIVGAIFVGGSVLLFINPASVLIVVGGTILVTLIKFPLPHFLSAFKVAMNAFLHKPVDSAKLIEEGLMLANVARKEGILSLERQEVDNPFLSKGIQLCVDGHDSSLVRGLLNKDINLTIERHELGQAIFKAMGDVAPAMGMIGTLIGLVQMLSNMDDPKQIGPAMAVALLTTLYGAIIATVFALPVADKLAHRSGEERKNKAIVLDIINGIQDGVSPRVIEEMLKNYLPGKQRSSEADVKAPD, from the coding sequence ATGGATCTAGCCACGCTTATTGGTTTGGTGGGTGCCTTTGGTATTATCGTTGGTGCTATTTTTGTTGGCGGTAGTGTACTCCTCTTTATTAATCCAGCATCAGTATTAATTGTAGTCGGTGGCACTATTCTGGTGACCTTGATTAAGTTTCCCTTGCCTCATTTTCTGAGTGCCTTCAAGGTTGCAATGAATGCCTTTTTACACAAGCCCGTTGATTCTGCAAAACTGATTGAAGAGGGGCTGATGCTCGCCAATGTGGCGCGTAAAGAAGGCATTCTCAGTCTGGAACGTCAGGAGGTTGATAATCCCTTTTTGAGTAAGGGGATACAGTTGTGTGTGGATGGTCATGACAGTAGTCTGGTGCGTGGCTTATTGAATAAGGATATCAATCTAACCATTGAACGCCATGAATTGGGGCAGGCGATCTTCAAGGCAATGGGTGATGTAGCCCCTGCAATGGGGATGATCGGTACCCTGATTGGTCTGGTGCAGATGTTATCTAATATGGATGACCCCAAGCAGATTGGCCCGGCGATGGCAGTAGCACTATTAACAACATTATATGGTGCCATTATTGCAACAGTATTTGCCTTGCCTGTTGCCGATAAGCTGGCGCATCGCAGTGGTGAAGAGCGTAAGAATAAGGCCATTGTACTGGATATTATTAATGGTATTCAGGATGGTGTTAGCCCGCGCGTTATTGAAGAGATGTTGAAGAATTACCTGCCGGGTAAGCAACGCAGTAGTGAAGCCGATGTTAAAGCACCGGATTAA